The genomic stretch CAGGGGCATCACTTTTGTTGTGGACAACACCTTCCTTTCCCCCTGTGCCCTGCGTCCGCTTGACTTGGGTGCGGATATAGTTCTGCACAGCGCCACAAAATACCTCGGCGGGCATAATGACGTGGTTGCAGGGGTGCTGGTGACAAAAACTCAGGAACTGGGCGACAGGCTGTTCTTCTTCCAGAACTCAGTGGGCTCAGTCCTCGCCCCGAATGATGCGTGGCTTGTGCTGAGAGGGCTCAAAACCCTGCATCTGCGCATCGAAAAGCAGGCGGAAAACGCGCGGAAGATAGCAGAATTTCTGGAAAAACACCCAAGGGTGAAAAAGGTTTTCTACCCCGGACTCAAAAACCACAAAGGGCACGATGTTCAGGCAAAACAGGCAAAATCCTTCGGCGGCATGGTATCATTTGAGGTTGACGAACCTGCGCTTGTGCCGCAGATTCTTAAAAGCGTTAAGGTTTTCCACTTCGCAGAAAGCCTCGGCGGAACGGAATCTCTGATCACCTTCCCCGCTGTGCAGACCCACGCGGATATAGAACCGGAGATAAGAGAACGCCTCGGAGTGACTGACAGGCTGCTCCGCCTTTCAATAGGCGTGGAGTATGCGGAAGACCTTATTGATGACCTCAGACAGGCAATTGAGAACGGAGAATAAAATATGGCCGGAAAAAAAGCAGGAAGAAACACACGCCTTGTTCACACAGGCTACGACATAGACCCGCACACGGGCGCGCTCAGCGTACCCCTTATACACGCATCCACATTCAGGCAGAAATCAGTGACCGAGTTCGGAGAGTATGACTACTCCCGCTCCGGCAACCCCACAAGGGAGACGCTGGAAAAAATCATAGCGGATCTTGAAGGCGGCTCACACGGATACGCCTTTGCCTCCGGCATGGCAGCCATATCAGCCGCACTGATGATATTTTCACCCGGTGATCACCTTGTGGTATGCGAAGATGTGTACGGGGGAACATGGCGAGTTCTCACAGGCCTGCTCTCCCGTTTCGGCATAGAGGCCACCTTCGCCGATGCTACGGATGTGAACGCCTTTGAAAAGGCAGTAATCCCCGGCAGAACAAAGGCTCTGTACCTTGAAACGCCCTCAAACCCGCTGATGAAAATCACGGATCTTAAGGCTATGAGCGCTCTGGCAAAAAAATATGACCTGATCACACTTGTGGACAACACATTCATGAGCCCGTACCTCCAGCGGCCGCTGGAGCTTGGGTGCGATATAGTGCTTCACAGCGGAACCAAGTTCCTCAACGGGCACAGCGATGTTCTCTGCGGATTTGCCGTGACTGCGGACAAGGCGCTGGGGAAAAGGATAAAATACATACAGAACTCTGTGGGCGCTGTTCTGCCCCCTAACGACTGCTGGCTTGTGATACGGGGACTCAAGACTCTCGGTGTGCGCATGGAGGCGGGGCAGAAATCGGCGCAGATAATCGCCGAAGCGCTGGAAAAACACCCGAACATCAGGCAGGTTTTCTATCCCGGTCTGAAAAGCCATAAAGGATATGAAATAAACAAAGCACAGAGTGACGGTGCGGGCGCTGTTCTCTCCTTTGAGCTTAAAAATGCTGAACTCACCCACAGGCTGCTGAAAGAGATGGAGTATGCGGCATTTGCCGTAAGCCTCGGCGGAGTGGAAAGCATAATATCATATCCGCCTATGATGTCCCACGCTGCCATGCCCCCTGCGGAAAGAGCTGCGCGGGGTATTAGCGATTCTCTCGTTCGTCTTTCCCTCGGTGTTGAAGACACTGAAGACGTGCTTGAAGATATTTTAAGAATAATAGGCTAGGTCAGTGTCCGCTCACGCCATCATGTCGATGATGGTTCCGAGCATCTGATCTGCGGTCTGGGCGGTGACGATGTTTGCCTTATATGAATTAAGGTAGACCATGCTGTCTACGATCTCTTTGGCCATGTTTGTGTCTGATGCCTCAAGGATTCCCTGCTCGACAGTGAAGGAGCCTTCGGGCATGGGTTCGCCGTTTCTGTCAACAACCTCTATGCGGCCTTTGTAGGCTCCGTCAGAGTAGATTTCGCCGTTGTCAGCTATCTCAAGCCGCCCGCCGTCCGCTACACCTGCGGCCACTATGCCGCCGTCCCTCGTGACAAGGTTGCCGCCGGAATCTACGGAGAAGTCTCCCCTTCTGGTGTAAGACTCGTTTCCTTCGGCATCAGTCACTTTGAAATAGCCGTTTCCGTTTATGGAGAAATCAAGCTGGTTGCCCGTGGGGATAAGGTAGCCCGTGCCCTGATCAGTGCGGACAGTGTTCAGCTTCACCCCGCCCTGATTAGCAATCTCGGAAAAAGTTGAGGAGAAGGACTGAAAAGCAGGCGTACTGACATTGGCGATATTGTGCGCAGTTGCGTCCTGCGCTTTGGAATAGGCCAGCAGTGCGGATGAGGAGCTGTAAAGGCTCTGTATCATTTCATATCCTTCCTTGACACATCACAGGTTTATGTAGATCATAATATATATAAAATAACGGAGGAATCCATGACTAATTTAACCGATGACCAGCTTAAATCTCTCCTGACAGACGCAAAGACCGTGGTTATAGTCGGAGCATCCAACAAACCCGAAAGAGCCAGCAACGGCATTATGAAATTTCTGATGAAAAACGGATATACAGTTTACCCCGTGAACCCTCTGGAGAAAGAGGTTCTCGGCGTGCCCACATACGACAGCGTGGCGGAAGTTCCCGTTCAGCCTGATATTGTGGATGTCTTCCGCCAGAGCGCATTCGCCGCGGAAGTGGTGCGGGAGGCAGTGCTCAAGGGAGCAGGGCTTGTCTGGCTTCAGGAGGATGTTATAAGCAGCGAGGCGGAGCAGATTGCAAAGCAGGCGGATGTCCCCTTCATTATGGATAAATGCATCTTCAAAGAGTATCTGAGGCTCGCAATAGCGAGATAGATTCTGACAGGCGCCCGCAGCGGTTCTCTCTTCGGGTGCTTAATCTTTCCTCTCAGCACAGCTCCGGCTTAATGTTTATTTTCAAAAATCATGGAAAAATCCACAAAACCTTATATACTTATAGCTTATTTTGAGGGAGGAAGTATCTGATGTGCAACTGCAAAAAGAATATCAATGTTGACGAGAGCTACACGAGTTTCAAGAACATAAACTGTTTTGAGAACGCATGCGCAGTGGTGGACAACCTGCTGCGGGTGCTGAAAGAAACTGACACAAGCAACGCCTTCTGGGACAAGTTCATAAGCCTTATACCGGAAGCATACTACTCAAGAGACCCCAAGCTTGACTCAAGGGAAGTGCTGCTTTACATAGTCTGTAAAAATGCCCCTTTCATCATGGACTTTTTCGAGGAAACCGGCGATGAGGAAGCGATCCACGCCATGACCAAGTGCGAACAGGAGTGCTGCTGAGCAGCACTCAGACGGACGGCAGTTTAATATGTCACTGCGAGGAGCGGAAGCGACGCGGCAGTCCCGGTTTTGCTGAGCAGCACCCCGCACAGCCTTTTCTACTTCGCCATTTGCTCAACAATTTCCGGAGGGATAGTTGTTTTAGCGCTTATCTCCTGCGCGCTTAACCCGGCTGCAATAAACCGTTTAACGGTCATTGTCAGTGGTTCAGCCACTTCGATAATATGCCAATCCGGATCATAAACCCTGAAAACCCTCTGCCCCCATGGCTGTTCGGCAACTGGGCTGATTACCTCTGCGCCGCTGTCATTAACGCGGGCAAAATCAGTCTCAAGGTCTTCGCTCTCGAAGCAGAGCTCAAACCTGTTTCCGCTTCCGGGCTGAGATTTTCCCCCGTGAATCGTTTCCAGAGCGGAATCCTCCTGCCAGAGTGAAAGTCCGCAGTTATAAGAAAGATGCACGCCGCTGTCCATATGCTCCTCAAGTCTGAGCACACCTGAGTAAAACTCTCTGGACTTTTTAATATCCTTAACAAATACGGCAGTTAAAGCCAGCTTCATAGTTCACCTCACCGCAGAATAATAGCCCTATGCACGACCGCTGTATTGTAAAAATCCGACATTCAGATATTCCGTGGGGGTAATACCCGCAAAGCGGCGGAAATTCTTTATAAAATGTGACTGATCATAAAAATCGAGATCATAGGCGCATGAAACCGGGGAAACACCGCTTTCAAGCATCCGGCAGCTTCGCTCAAACGCAGTGAGGAGGCTGAACTCCTTCACGCCGAGACCTGTATGGAGAAGAAAATACCGTTCAAGCTGCTTTTCGGAGATTCCCGCATGGAATGCTGCCTCCCGTACAGTGGAAGGTGCGCTGCCGTTCAGCATCGCCTCGGACACTCTGCGGAAAGTTCCGTTGCCCGCTCCCGCATCCTCAAACAGAGGGAGAAGAAGCGCTCCGGCAGTTTCGGCCATTTCGCTCTCCGTGCGGCAGTCGCTCAGCCGCCCGCATATTTCACTTACCCTGGTTTTTATGAAGTCAGCGCCCAGCACTCCGTTTACAAACCCTGCGGCGGAACACCTGATGAGAGCGGGAACGAGAAACGGCCTCAGCTGCACACCGAAAAGGCGTGAGCCGCCGTCTATAAACGTTTTTGCGGTGCGGTTCATTGTTCCGGTCAGAAATGTGTTTTCAGGGGAATTGAGGTCAAAAATAAGGCTGAAATAGCTGTCAGGAAAGATCTCAACTTCTGCTGCCTCCGCAGAGTCTGACCGGAAGTGCCAGTAATCCGCCACATATTCCGCCGCATCCACACCGGGTCCGAACCTTTTCAGCGAGTGCATGCAATGCCCCCTTTAAAAAGAAAACCGCCCCGGCATCACATACGCAGGGGCGGTCTGATTGATATTATTCGTTATGTTCCGCGGCTGTGGCCTTGGGAATGATTTTGCAGAAGCCGGAGAAAATCTTCTCAGGATCTTTGGCATAGCTTTCCGCAAAGGCTTTAAGCTGTGTATTGTACTTTTCGTCTATGTCCGTATCGATAAACTGCGCGATGAACTCCTCTATCTGCTTTTTGAGGAAGTTTCTGTCCTCCGGGGTGAGGTAATCCAGCTTGCGCACACCCGCTCCGAGCTGTTCGGGGAGGATTTCGCCCCTGATATATGCCGCGCCTGCGGTCATTCCGCTGCAGACATAATAGCCGATGGGGTTTGCTATATCCGCCACATTGAGCACCACGCCGATTCCGCCCTGAGCGTACTCCATGAAGTAGTCGCCCATGCGTCTCTCACCGCCGAGGCCGTAAACCACAACAGGAGGCTTGCGTTTTTTCAGTTTGGTTTCTGCGAGCTTAACGAAATCTGTCCACTTCATTCTGCTTCTCAGTGCCCTTCTGCGCTGGTATTTCATTATCAGTTCACGGAGAATTTCATCTTTTGGCGCATTTTCGAACCTTTCGGTGTCTATGTTTTTCCATTCCTCCGGAACGCCCGCCTTCATCAGGAGAAGGTTCCTCACGCCGCCGCTTTTGGCGACCCTGTAAGTTCCGCTCACTGAGTAAGCGGCAAAAAGGTCGCTCACATCTCCGGCTATGTTTATTTCGCCGGGGTTAGCGGTGTTCGCCACGCCCACCTGAGCGTTGGCGGGAACCGTAGTCACTGTGGAGTGGTTGGGAATCACATTTATCTTTGTTCCGTTCACAAAGGCGAAGGAGTGGTTGCCCACAAGCCCGCGGACGGTTATCTCATCACACCTGATCCCTGTGCCTATGACCCTCTGCCCCATGACGTTATCAAGGAAGAACTTTTTAACGCCTCTGCGCACTGCTTCCTTCATCATGAAGTTAAGCTCAAGGCTTTCTATCTGGTCAAAGCCTATGTCAATGGTGAGGCTGTCCCCTTCTATCTTCGCCAGAACCGTCTCAAACTTGTCCTTAAGCGCTGCGGCGGCTTCCTTTTCGGGGATGAAGACCTTGCTTCTGCTCTCCTTCATTATCACCGTCTGCACCTGTTTGGGGAAATCCTTCTGGCCGAAGGTGGCAAACAGAAGCGGATCAGCACCGTGGTAACGGAAGCGGCGGGAGCCCACAACATCCGAATGGGTGCTCATTCCGAGTCCGGCGGAGAGCCCTTCCATATCCTCGTGGAAGCTGTGCACCATTCTGACTATATTGTCGCTGGCGGTTTCGGGGTCTATCCTGTGTCCGTAAGGTCTGGATGTTATGCCCCATGCGCACTGCCCTGTGTGGCATCTCTGACAGAGGGTGCAGCCCAGAACATGCAGATGGCGCATGCCCATCCCCACGAAGTCCGCCCCTGCGAGCATTACGAGAAAAGCGTGGAAGCTGTCCATCACGCCGCCTTCGGCTATGATGGATATATCCTCCCTCAGCCCCTCTCTGCGCAGAGCAAGATCTGCCATATGGGTAAGGTAAACCACGTTCAGACCGCGGTTTTTCAGGTCAACAGCGTGCGCTGCTCCTGTGGAGCCGTCTCCGGCTTTTATTGTAATGTAGTCAAAGCCCGCCTTTGCGATCGCCACTGCTATTTCCGGGAAGTTCCACGCAGTGCCGTAAACATCAGCACCTATCAGCTTGTCATCCCCAAGGAGCATACGGAGTGATTCCACCCTCATGGGGAGCTCCTCTATGGAGTACTGAAGGTGCTGGGGGTTCGGCGCAGTGAGGTGGCGCAGTGCCTCCACACAGCGGAGCAGGGCTATTTCGTAATCGTTTTTCTTGTCCTGAAGCCTGCCGCCTTTCCCTTTTTTGGCGTCCTGCCCGTATTTCATGGAGATTCCGGCGAACTTGTCAAGCTCAAGCCATGGGCCGTAACCGCCGGAGCCGAACTGGAGTATGCAGTGTTTGGCGGCGGGCATCATATCCGGGTGAATGTAGCCCTCGCCTGTGAAAAACGGTCTGCCCAGTTTTATGCTGGCGGCCATTCTGGCCAGTATCGCCTCATGGCTGTTTGAGCCGTAGCTCTGGTGAACATCGAATATCGGCGTATCGCACACGAAGCGGGCTTTCCTCTTGCCGAGGGTCATCTTACGCATCTGCCCTGCGAACTCGTGGAGGTGGTCACGCTGAGGGGAGAGGATTTCCGCCGCATCAATCAGCCAGTCCTGATCCATTTTGGAAGGATATTTCCCCAGATGTGCGCTGGAAACGGTTGATTTGCCCGCGGCACGGCTGATTATGTTGTTTATGGCCTCGGAGCCTGAGAGTGTGACCCCTATCTCCTGATAATCCGGATTGTGCGTAACCTTGATCGCCCGCTGGGGGCACATTTTAACGCATCTTTTGCAGTTGCAGCACTCATCGGGGTTGATCCAGAGTATCTTCTCCAGAAATGCCGCACTGTCCTTCTCCTCCGGCTCGACCCGGTTTCCGTCCGCATCGAGATAACGTGTCTCCATGCTGAAAACCCCTGTGCCGGATTCGGGCTTTGTGAGGTTGTGGGTACAGGATTCCACGCAGGTTGCGCAGTGTACGCAGCCTCTGCCCGGTTCCTCTGCGTCATCAGTGACCTTCACCCAGTATTTTGCGCCCTGAGCGAATATCCCCGTGTCTGAGGGTTCCGTGTATCTTATTGACCGTTTTACGACTATCTCTTTTTTATATTCAAGCATTGTTCTTCCACCCGTAGTCAAGGCGTTTCACCTTCTTGTCCTTAACCTCGAAGCCGATTACTCTTCCCGCTTCGGGGTCGCTCATCGTGAGTTCCTCGTTCATGAAGTAAGCAGCGCTTATGACAGCCCTCTGCTCGCTCCCCATGAGAGCCACCTTGTCGTTTATGCCTATGCTGAATGAGCGCAGGTGATCCCTGTCCGTAAGGCCGACCATCACATCATCCACAAGGATTATCCCCGTTGCGGGGCCTGAGATCTTCATTCTCTCAAGCACCGGATTACCCAGAATCTCCTTATACCGTGCTAGATCCTCTGCGCTCATATTAGCGAGTTCCTGCGGGAACTTACGGCAGATTATCCACTCTATCTCTTTGAGGGAATAGCCCTTTTTCAGCAGATATTCCGTCTGGAGGAACAAAGCCTCGGAATCCGTGCCCACATGAAGGTGGATGTCAAGCTGCTCAAGCGCCCTTGCGTTGGAAACATCGCTTGAAAGGTGTCCGTTGTGCGCACCCGCCACCTCGCCGAGGGAGATTGGCTGCGGCCCCCACCAAAGCCCCTGCCCCTTGCTCGTGGGCCAGCGCAGGTGAATGAGGCATGCCTCGTAATAGCTCTCCTCAAACTGGTGGAGGTTGTAAATATCTATGGTGTCCTGAAGCTCAAAGGCGGTCAGGAAAGTTCCGTTGTATTTGGAGCTTGAGAAGATGCGCGCATCGTCCTTGAACGCAGTGTTGAAGCGGCTTACC from Geovibrio ferrireducens encodes the following:
- a CDS encoding trans-sulfuration enzyme family protein; amino-acid sequence: MAGKKAGRNTRLVHTGYDIDPHTGALSVPLIHASTFRQKSVTEFGEYDYSRSGNPTRETLEKIIADLEGGSHGYAFASGMAAISAALMIFSPGDHLVVCEDVYGGTWRVLTGLLSRFGIEATFADATDVNAFEKAVIPGRTKALYLETPSNPLMKITDLKAMSALAKKYDLITLVDNTFMSPYLQRPLELGCDIVLHSGTKFLNGHSDVLCGFAVTADKALGKRIKYIQNSVGAVLPPNDCWLVIRGLKTLGVRMEAGQKSAQIIAEALEKHPNIRQVFYPGLKSHKGYEINKAQSDGAGAVLSFELKNAELTHRLLKEMEYAAFAVSLGGVESIISYPPMMSHAAMPPAERAARGISDSLVRLSLGVEDTEDVLEDILRIIG
- a CDS encoding class II glutamine amidotransferase domain-containing protein, with product MITDGLSRSGNLSVFEFSGGEEGLARGACGLLGVVGDFSLEAVLKAARCLQYRGRAGAGVTLKGLYKDTNFYNFHIMFRSKEKIDELENVIGSWGVRILDKFNMVQKKYYYDYDLPIIMHYAVVPPSLDEMMYREKMSDEALYMVKMVSRFNTAFKDDARIFSSSKYNGTFLTAFELQDTIDIYNLHQFEESYYEACLIHLRWPTSKGQGLWWGPQPISLGEVAGAHNGHLSSDVSNARALEQLDIHLHVGTDSEALFLQTEYLLKKGYSLKEIEWIICRKFPQELANMSAEDLARYKEILGNPVLERMKISGPATGIILVDDVMVGLTDRDHLRSFSIGINDKVALMGSEQRAVISAAYFMNEELTMSDPEAGRVIGFEVKDKKVKRLDYGWKNNA
- a CDS encoding flagellar hook basal-body protein, encoding MIQSLYSSSSALLAYSKAQDATAHNIANVSTPAFQSFSSTFSEIANQGGVKLNTVRTDQGTGYLIPTGNQLDFSINGNGYFKVTDAEGNESYTRRGDFSVDSGGNLVTRDGGIVAAGVADGGRLEIADNGEIYSDGAYKGRIEVVDRNGEPMPEGSFTVEQGILEASDTNMAKEIVDSMVYLNSYKANIVTAQTADQMLGTIIDMMA
- a CDS encoding trans-sulfuration enzyme family protein; the protein is MKNLNIDTILAQAGSRRDPHTGAISTPIHQCATFRHPALGESTGFDYSRTANPTRQALETAMAELEGGARGLAFSSGMAAVDNVIRLLSPGDKVVITEDLYGGTYRIFQKVYAQYGIEAVYADTADTVAVEAALEDKAVKMLFVEVPTNPMLKVADIKALGRLANDRGITFVVDNTFLSPCALRPLDLGADIVLHSATKYLGGHNDVVAGVLVTKTQELGDRLFFFQNSVGSVLAPNDAWLVLRGLKTLHLRIEKQAENARKIAEFLEKHPRVKKVFYPGLKNHKGHDVQAKQAKSFGGMVSFEVDEPALVPQILKSVKVFHFAESLGGTESLITFPAVQTHADIEPEIRERLGVTDRLLRLSIGVEYAEDLIDDLRQAIENGE
- the cowN gene encoding N(2)-fixation sustaining protein CowN, which produces MCNCKKNINVDESYTSFKNINCFENACAVVDNLLRVLKETDTSNAFWDKFISLIPEAYYSRDPKLDSREVLLYIVCKNAPFIMDFFEETGDEEAIHAMTKCEQECC
- a CDS encoding helix-turn-helix domain-containing protein, which codes for MHSLKRFGPGVDAAEYVADYWHFRSDSAEAAEVEIFPDSYFSLIFDLNSPENTFLTGTMNRTAKTFIDGGSRLFGVQLRPFLVPALIRCSAAGFVNGVLGADFIKTRVSEICGRLSDCRTESEMAETAGALLLPLFEDAGAGNGTFRRVSEAMLNGSAPSTVREAAFHAGISEKQLERYFLLHTGLGVKEFSLLTAFERSCRMLESGVSPVSCAYDLDFYDQSHFIKNFRRFAGITPTEYLNVGFLQYSGRA
- a CDS encoding CoA-binding protein, giving the protein MTNLTDDQLKSLLTDAKTVVIVGASNKPERASNGIMKFLMKNGYTVYPVNPLEKEVLGVPTYDSVAEVPVQPDIVDVFRQSAFAAEVVREAVLKGAGLVWLQEDVISSEAEQIAKQADVPFIMDKCIFKEYLRLAIAR
- a CDS encoding glutamate synthase-related protein, which codes for MLEYKKEIVVKRSIRYTEPSDTGIFAQGAKYWVKVTDDAEEPGRGCVHCATCVESCTHNLTKPESGTGVFSMETRYLDADGNRVEPEEKDSAAFLEKILWINPDECCNCKRCVKMCPQRAIKVTHNPDYQEIGVTLSGSEAINNIISRAAGKSTVSSAHLGKYPSKMDQDWLIDAAEILSPQRDHLHEFAGQMRKMTLGKRKARFVCDTPIFDVHQSYGSNSHEAILARMAASIKLGRPFFTGEGYIHPDMMPAAKHCILQFGSGGYGPWLELDKFAGISMKYGQDAKKGKGGRLQDKKNDYEIALLRCVEALRHLTAPNPQHLQYSIEELPMRVESLRMLLGDDKLIGADVYGTAWNFPEIAVAIAKAGFDYITIKAGDGSTGAAHAVDLKNRGLNVVYLTHMADLALRREGLREDISIIAEGGVMDSFHAFLVMLAGADFVGMGMRHLHVLGCTLCQRCHTGQCAWGITSRPYGHRIDPETASDNIVRMVHSFHEDMEGLSAGLGMSTHSDVVGSRRFRYHGADPLLFATFGQKDFPKQVQTVIMKESRSKVFIPEKEAAAALKDKFETVLAKIEGDSLTIDIGFDQIESLELNFMMKEAVRRGVKKFFLDNVMGQRVIGTGIRCDEITVRGLVGNHSFAFVNGTKINVIPNHSTVTTVPANAQVGVANTANPGEINIAGDVSDLFAAYSVSGTYRVAKSGGVRNLLLMKAGVPEEWKNIDTERFENAPKDEILRELIMKYQRRRALRSRMKWTDFVKLAETKLKKRKPPVVVYGLGGERRMGDYFMEYAQGGIGVVLNVADIANPIGYYVCSGMTAGAAYIRGEILPEQLGAGVRKLDYLTPEDRNFLKKQIEEFIAQFIDTDIDEKYNTQLKAFAESYAKDPEKIFSGFCKIIPKATAAEHNE
- a CDS encoding VOC family protein codes for the protein MKLALTAVFVKDIKKSREFYSGVLRLEEHMDSGVHLSYNCGLSLWQEDSALETIHGGKSQPGSGNRFELCFESEDLETDFARVNDSGAEVISPVAEQPWGQRVFRVYDPDWHIIEVAEPLTMTVKRFIAAGLSAQEISAKTTIPPEIVEQMAK